Genomic segment of Sphingopyxis lindanitolerans:
ACGGCGGCAACGGCGGCAAGGGCGGCGACGTGGTGTTCGAGGCCGTCGCCGGGCTCAACACGCTGATTGACTTTCGCTATACCCAGCATTTCAAGGCCAAGCGCGGCACCCCCGGCGCCGGCCGCGACCGCACCGGCGCGGGCGGTCCCGACCTCGTCGTCCAGGTGCCGATCGGCACGCAGGTCCTCGCCGACGACGACGAGCGCAGCCTGCTCGCCGACCTCACAAAGGAGGGCGAACGGCTGGTTTTCCTGCGCGGCGGCGACGGCGGGCGCGGCAATGCGAGCTATAAGACATCGACCAACCGCGCGCCGCGCCAGCACGGCCCCGGCTGGCCGGGCGAGGAAATGTGGGTGTGGCTGCGATTGAAGCTGCTCGCCGACGCGGGCCTCGTCGGGCTGCCCAATGCCGGCAAGTCGACCTTCATCAACGCGGTGACCAATGCGCAGGCGAAGGTCGGCGCCTATGCCTTCACGACGCTGCGCCCGCAGCTCGGCGTGGTCAGCCACAAGGGGCAGGAATTCGTCGTCGCCGATATCCCCGGCCTGATCGAGGGCGCCGCCGACGGCGCCGGGGTCGGCGACCGCTTCCTCGGGCATATCGAGCGCTGCCGCGTGCTGCTGCACCTCGTCGATGCGAACGACGAGGATGTCGCGACCAGCTACCGCATCGTCCGCGACGAGCTCGAGGCTTATGGCGCCGAGCT
This window contains:
- the obgE gene encoding GTPase ObgE → MHFLDQAKIFIKSGDGGPGAVSFRREKYIEYGGPDGGNGGKGGDVVFEAVAGLNTLIDFRYTQHFKAKRGTPGAGRDRTGAGGPDLVVQVPIGTQVLADDDERSLLADLTKEGERLVFLRGGDGGRGNASYKTSTNRAPRQHGPGWPGEEMWVWLRLKLLADAGLVGLPNAGKSTFINAVTNAQAKVGAYAFTTLRPQLGVVSHKGQEFVVADIPGLIEGAADGAGVGDRFLGHIERCRVLLHLVDANDEDVATSYRIVRDELEAYGAELIDKPAIVALNKVDTLDDELIAALSAELEAESGHKVMALSGASGAGIGAVLDALLEAIGHPEPGADEGEDAGGDWSPI